The Vulpes lagopus strain Blue_001 chromosome 6, ASM1834538v1, whole genome shotgun sequence genome has a segment encoding these proteins:
- the REM2 gene encoding GTP-binding protein REM 2 isoform X1: MHADLDTDMDTDTETTALCPSGSHQASHPGTPTPETDATLLKKPEKLLAGLDRGGPPPTPGAPRRRGSMPVPYKHQLRRAQAIDELDWPPQASSSGSSDSLGSGEAGLTQKDGIFKVMLVGESGVGKSTLAGTFGGLQGDSAHEPENPAEDTYERRIMVDKEEVTLVVYDIWEQGDAGGWLRDHCLQTGDAFLIVFSVTDRRSFSKVPETLLRLRAGRPHHDLPVILVGNKSDLARSREVSLEEGRHLAGTLSCKHIETSAALHHNTRELFEGAVRQIRLRRGRGRAGGPRPEWGCPDGPPPPARRESLTKKAKRFLANLVPRNAKFFKQRSRSCHDLSVL; the protein is encoded by the exons AAACAGATGCCACACTGCTGAAGAAGCCAGAGAAGCTGTTGGCAGGGTTGGACCGGGGTGGGCCACCCCCTaccccaggggcccccagacGAAGAGGCAGTATGCCTGTCCCCTACAAGCACCAGCTGCGGCGCGCTCAGGCCATAGATGAACTTGACTGGCCACCTCAAGCCTCATCCTCTGGTTCCTCTGACTCCTTGGGCTCAGGGGAGGCAGGCCTCACCCAAAAGGATGGCATCTTCAAGGTCATGCTGGTAGGGGAGAGCGGCGTGGGCAAGAGCACCCTAGCGGGCACTTTCGGTGGTCTCCAAGGAGACAGTGCTCATGAGCCGGAGAACCCAG CAGAGGACACCTATGAAAGACGCATCATGGTGGATAAGGAGGAAGTGACTCTGGTCGTTTATGACATCTGGGAACAG GGGGACGCAGGGGGATGGCTGCGGGACCACTGCCTTCAGACCGGGGATGCCTTTCTCATCGTCTTCTCAGTCACCGACCGACGAAGCTTCTCCAAAGTTCCAGAGACCCTCCTTCGGCTGCGAGCTGGGAGGCCCCACCACGACCTCCCTGTCATCCTCGTCGGAAACAAGAGCGACCTGGCCCGCTCGCGGGAGGTATCCCTGGAGG AGGGCCGCCACCTGGCAGGGACCCTGAGTTGCAAGCACATCGAGACGTCGGCCGCGCTGCACCACAACACGCGGGAGCTCTTCGAGGGCGCGGTGCGCCAGATCAGGctgcggcggggccggggccgcgcggggggcCCGAGGCCCGAGTGGGGCTGCCCCGacggccccccgccgcccgcgcgccgCGAGAGCCTCACCAAGAAGGCCAAGCGCTTCCTCGCCAACCTGGTGCCGCGCAACGCCAAGTTCTTCAAGCAGCGCTCCAGGTCGTGCCACGACCTCTCCGTGCTCTGA
- the REM2 gene encoding GTP-binding protein REM 2 isoform X2 — MHADLDTDMDTDTETTALCPSGSHQASHPGTPTPETDATLLKKPEKLLAGLDRGGPPPTPGAPRRRGSMPVPYKHQLRRAQAIDELDWPPQASSSGSSDSLGSGEAGLTQKDGIFKVMLVGESGVGKSTLAGTFGGLQGDSAHEPENPEDTYERRIMVDKEEVTLVVYDIWEQGDAGGWLRDHCLQTGDAFLIVFSVTDRRSFSKVPETLLRLRAGRPHHDLPVILVGNKSDLARSREVSLEEGRHLAGTLSCKHIETSAALHHNTRELFEGAVRQIRLRRGRGRAGGPRPEWGCPDGPPPPARRESLTKKAKRFLANLVPRNAKFFKQRSRSCHDLSVL, encoded by the exons AAACAGATGCCACACTGCTGAAGAAGCCAGAGAAGCTGTTGGCAGGGTTGGACCGGGGTGGGCCACCCCCTaccccaggggcccccagacGAAGAGGCAGTATGCCTGTCCCCTACAAGCACCAGCTGCGGCGCGCTCAGGCCATAGATGAACTTGACTGGCCACCTCAAGCCTCATCCTCTGGTTCCTCTGACTCCTTGGGCTCAGGGGAGGCAGGCCTCACCCAAAAGGATGGCATCTTCAAGGTCATGCTGGTAGGGGAGAGCGGCGTGGGCAAGAGCACCCTAGCGGGCACTTTCGGTGGTCTCCAAGGAGACAGTGCTCATGAGCCGGAGAACCCAG AGGACACCTATGAAAGACGCATCATGGTGGATAAGGAGGAAGTGACTCTGGTCGTTTATGACATCTGGGAACAG GGGGACGCAGGGGGATGGCTGCGGGACCACTGCCTTCAGACCGGGGATGCCTTTCTCATCGTCTTCTCAGTCACCGACCGACGAAGCTTCTCCAAAGTTCCAGAGACCCTCCTTCGGCTGCGAGCTGGGAGGCCCCACCACGACCTCCCTGTCATCCTCGTCGGAAACAAGAGCGACCTGGCCCGCTCGCGGGAGGTATCCCTGGAGG AGGGCCGCCACCTGGCAGGGACCCTGAGTTGCAAGCACATCGAGACGTCGGCCGCGCTGCACCACAACACGCGGGAGCTCTTCGAGGGCGCGGTGCGCCAGATCAGGctgcggcggggccggggccgcgcggggggcCCGAGGCCCGAGTGGGGCTGCCCCGacggccccccgccgcccgcgcgccgCGAGAGCCTCACCAAGAAGGCCAAGCGCTTCCTCGCCAACCTGGTGCCGCGCAACGCCAAGTTCTTCAAGCAGCGCTCCAGGTCGTGCCACGACCTCTCCGTGCTCTGA